The stretch of DNA TCGGGGGCTGTTGGGAGCGCCTGCCGCGACCGGGTATTGATGAATTCCAATTACCGGCGCTGGCGATTGGATTGTACGACTGGGTGATTGCCTGGGATCATGACCAACAACGTGCATGGGTGATTTCACAGGGATTCCCCGAGCACGAACCAGCGCAGCGCCGCCGTCGTGCGGAAGAGCGGATGCGTTGGGTTCAGCAGACACTAACCAAAACCAACAGCGACGACAGCCAGCTTGATGCAACGCCATCGCTGCAGGCGATCGATCTTTCCCAGCAACACGAAATCCCCGGACGCAGTCCCTGGTTGAGCAATTTTTCGCGCGACGGTTATCTGCGCACCGTCGAACGGGCGATCGAATATATTTATGCCGGTGATATCTTTCAGGTCAATTTGTCCCAACGACTCTTGCATCCGCTACACGAATCCCCGCTGGAGTTGTACGGCCGTCTCCGCAGGCAAAATGCGGCGCCGTTTGCCGGATATTTTGCCCACGACGACTGGACGCTCGCCAGCGCCTCGCCGGAACGATTTGTGCAAGTCCAAGACCGCATCGTTTCGTCGCGACCGATCAAAGGCACGCGGCAACGCCGATCGCAACCCGAGGCCGATTTGTTCACCCGCGACGAATTGCGCGAAAGCGAAAAAGACCAGGCCGAGAACGTGATGATTGTCGATTTGCTCCGTAACGACCTTTCCCGCGTCTGCTCGGCAGGTACCATTCAGGTCCCGGAATTATGCCGCGTGGAAACCTATGAAACCGTGCAACACCTCGTTTCCGAAATCCGCGGCACGCTCGCGCCGACCAACGACTGCTGGGATTTGTTGGCCGCCTCGTTTCCCGGCGGTTCCATCACAGGCGCACCCAAGGTACGGGCGATGGAGATCATTGCCGAACTAGAACCAACCGTCCGCGGACCGTATTGTGGCAGTCTGTTTTATGTCGGCTACGACGGCACGATGGATAGCAACATTTTGATCCGCACCTTCACAGCGCGCAACGGCTGGCTACAATGCCCAGTCGGCGGCGGCATCGTCGCCCAATCCTCGCCGCAAGCCGAGTACGAAGAAACATGGCACAAAGCGGCCGGCATGTTGGCGGCAGTAGGCAGTAGGCAGTAGGCAGTAGGCAGTAGGCAGTAGGCAGTAGGCAGGGTTTTGTTGAACGGGTATAATTGGCCGTGCTGGTTTCGTTTCCGTCAATCCATTCTCAAGCCTGACTCCTCAAGCCTCACCCCTCCCCGCATGATTCTTCTCATCGATAACTACGACAGCTTTGTTTATAACCTGGCTCGGTATTTTACCGAACTGGGGTGTGAGGCAGTGGTTTGTCGCAATGATGCGATTTCGATCGCGGAGATTCGTCGTCTTCAGCCGGCGGCGATTGTGCTTTCGCCGGGGCCGGGGACGCCGCTCAATGCGGGGATTTGTCTGGAAGTGGTGCGCGAGTTCTTGGACGAGATTCCGATCCTGGGGGTCTGTTTGGGACATCAGGTGATCGCGGCAGCTCTGGGGGCGGAGATAGTGCGTGCGCCTGAACCGGTGCATGGTCGCACGACGTTTGTGGAACACGACGGCCAGTCACTGTTCGCCGGATTACCGAATCCGCTGCGTGCCACGCGCTACCATTCACTGATCGTCGACGAAGCGACGTTGCCTGCCCAATTGCGGGTGACGGCTCGTACCGACGCAGGGATCGTGATGGCCATCGAGCATGCGTCCGCTCCGGTGTTTGGTGTGCAATTCCATCCGGAATCCATTTTGACCGAATCGGGACAGGCGCTGCTGGGGGCATTTCTCAAAATTGCGGGAATCCCCGCCAGTGCACCGGTGCTGACCGAACTGGCGGCTGATGCCGACGGGGGGATGTCGTCAGATTTTGGCGAGGAACCGGGGCCGGTCATTCACTGGTAGGCAGAGGCGCGGCGACTGTCGCCTGTTACGGGTCGCACAGTGCGACCGCAAGCGGTCGGTTTGAGATTTAGGATAGTCACGCCCGAAAATCTGTGTTCATCCGTGTTCAATCCGTGGCTAAGAAAAACGACCACTTTGGGCTGTGACTCTGCCATGCTAAGAGTTTGCCGGTTATCGCGGTATTGCTGCTTGGGTTGTTTGTGCGTCTTCTCTGGTTCATACGACCGTTTTGACCCGCGCTCCTCGCTCGCCTCTGCATTAGAAGTTGGTTGCGCACGCGATCATGCTGTTATTCCTAGCCGATAGTTGAAGAAGAGCATGCGGATCGGGAGCACCAACCGCCGCGGTTGCCGCCTTCGCTGTCCGCACGCGCGGCTGACGACCACGTTAGCCGATTTCTTCACCGGAAGACGCGCGGAGTATCGACATGGCTCGAAAACTTCATTGGACATCAGTAGCTGCCTTGGCAGCGGCGGCCCTGGCCATCGGATTGATGGATGCGACTTCCGTCCAGGCGGCTGGTCATTGGCAGACAGACTATCAACAGGCCCGCAGCCAAGCCCAGCGCGAAGGCAAATTGTTGCTGTTGCACTTTCATGCCTCCTGGTGTGGACCCTGTCGGCGAATGGATCAAGAAGTTCTCTCGACCCAGGCTTTGAAGCAGAGGTTGGGTAAGAACATCATTGCCGTAAAAATCGATTCCGATCGATACCGGCAATTGACCGCGCAATTGAACGTTCAGTCATTGCCGAGCGATATCTTCATGACGGCCGAAGGCAAGGTCCTGCACCGAACCTCGGGCTATCAACCAGCGGGCAATTATCTACAAATGGTCTCCAGCGTCTCATCAAAATATGTTGGGTCGCGGCCGGTTGTTGTGGCCCGTCAGCCGAAACCCGCCCCCTCCAAATCGAAACAACTCCCGGTCACCGAAAAACCGGCCCAGAAAAAACTGGTCGCTCCCCGATCCAAACCGCGGGAGGACGTCATCGCCCGGGTGGATCAGAAGTTATCTCATGAAATTCTCGACGTGACAGCTGCGGACGAGACGGACGATTCCATTGGCCTACGCGGATTCTGTCCGGTGACGTTATGGAACTCACGGGAATGGAAGCCAGGCCGCCCGGAATACTCGATGACTTTCAAAGGGCTGACTTACCATATGTACTCCGCACAAGCCTTGGCAGAATTCGAGCAGAACCCCCGGCAATTTGCCC from Symmachiella dynata encodes:
- the pabB gene encoding aminodeoxychorismate synthase component I; this translates as MSLPLVEELTTPPEPYAALRAFAGEASVLLLESARRLKRLGRYSFLTADPYAFFQIDQAQYGDDPFAAVKQQLQSHTAETLPDLPPFQGGAAGLLAYNLGGCWERLPRPGIDEFQLPALAIGLYDWVIAWDHDQQRAWVISQGFPEHEPAQRRRRAEERMRWVQQTLTKTNSDDSQLDATPSLQAIDLSQQHEIPGRSPWLSNFSRDGYLRTVERAIEYIYAGDIFQVNLSQRLLHPLHESPLELYGRLRRQNAAPFAGYFAHDDWTLASASPERFVQVQDRIVSSRPIKGTRQRRSQPEADLFTRDELRESEKDQAENVMIVDLLRNDLSRVCSAGTIQVPELCRVETYETVQHLVSEIRGTLAPTNDCWDLLAASFPGGSITGAPKVRAMEIIAELEPTVRGPYCGSLFYVGYDGTMDSNILIRTFTARNGWLQCPVGGGIVAQSSPQAEYEETWHKAAGMLAAVGSRQ
- a CDS encoding anthranilate synthase component II; this translates as MILLIDNYDSFVYNLARYFTELGCEAVVCRNDAISIAEIRRLQPAAIVLSPGPGTPLNAGICLEVVREFLDEIPILGVCLGHQVIAAALGAEIVRAPEPVHGRTTFVEHDGQSLFAGLPNPLRATRYHSLIVDEATLPAQLRVTARTDAGIVMAIEHASAPVFGVQFHPESILTESGQALLGAFLKIAGIPASAPVLTELAADADGGMSSDFGEEPGPVIHW
- a CDS encoding thioredoxin family protein; amino-acid sequence: MARKLHWTSVAALAAAALAIGLMDATSVQAAGHWQTDYQQARSQAQREGKLLLLHFHASWCGPCRRMDQEVLSTQALKQRLGKNIIAVKIDSDRYRQLTAQLNVQSLPSDIFMTAEGKVLHRTSGYQPAGNYLQMVSSVSSKYVGSRPVVVARQPKPAPSKSKQLPVTEKPAQKKLVAPRSKPREDVIARVDQKLSHEILDVTAADETDDSIGLRGFCPVTLWNSREWKPGRPEYSMTFKGLTYHMYSAQALAEFEQNPRQFAPRLMGCDPVVMSAKNLANPGSTSFGAFYDGELYLFESDESRRQFKLDPERYSKIRQVKLPKPQSQLR